One genomic segment of Stenotrophomonas sp. 704A1 includes these proteins:
- a CDS encoding flavohemoglobin expression-modulating QEGLA motif protein yields MESTMTLDRDVAHHAALDARLVEAVGGIRLLGLSSWPASLQAPFLDSVARGQPVLPVVDYPKLDFSEERRALAAIAAECDPGHPLGHYVQQSAQSWDLAAQLLEGLGSAAVDRCSVQLFGAPEQPLPGNGPSTREAARHFIQIAAELDHELLAPEEQVPVSAIALQLQLQNDLDGFFESRIIQVQLDPELVSKAAAGPTRIRLRTSARFSAYDRAQLFHHEALVHSLTALNGREQQVLPSLALSSPRVTATQEGLATFAEQITGSIDIERLKRISLRTEAIAMAREGADFIEVFRYFCDAGQNPEESFASAQRVFRGVPPSGGLAFTKDTVYLRGLVSVHTFFRHMLAEDRLQVCRWLFAGKMSLTDAIAFAPLFEAGVLKPPRWLPHWVSRANGLAGMLAFSLFANRIRMDQLAPE; encoded by the coding sequence ATGGAATCGACCATGACGCTGGACCGTGACGTGGCCCACCATGCAGCGCTCGATGCGCGCCTGGTCGAGGCCGTGGGAGGCATCCGCCTGCTGGGGCTGAGCAGCTGGCCGGCCAGCCTGCAGGCACCGTTCCTGGACAGCGTGGCCCGGGGGCAACCGGTGCTGCCGGTGGTGGATTACCCGAAGCTCGACTTCAGCGAGGAACGCCGCGCGCTGGCCGCCATCGCCGCCGAGTGTGATCCCGGCCATCCGCTGGGCCACTACGTACAGCAGTCCGCGCAGAGCTGGGACCTGGCCGCACAGCTGCTGGAAGGGCTGGGCAGCGCGGCGGTGGACCGCTGTTCGGTGCAGTTGTTCGGTGCGCCCGAACAACCGCTGCCCGGCAACGGACCGAGCACGCGCGAGGCCGCGCGTCATTTCATCCAGATCGCCGCCGAACTCGACCATGAACTGCTGGCGCCGGAAGAACAGGTGCCGGTGTCGGCCATCGCATTGCAGCTGCAGCTGCAGAACGACCTCGATGGCTTCTTCGAATCGCGCATCATCCAGGTGCAGCTGGACCCGGAGCTGGTGTCGAAGGCCGCCGCCGGGCCGACCCGCATCCGTCTGCGCACCAGTGCCCGGTTCAGTGCCTACGACCGCGCCCAGCTGTTCCACCACGAAGCGCTGGTGCATTCGCTGACCGCATTGAACGGGCGCGAACAGCAGGTGCTGCCGAGCCTTGCCTTGTCCTCGCCACGGGTGACGGCCACGCAGGAAGGGCTGGCCACGTTCGCCGAGCAGATCACCGGCAGCATCGACATCGAGCGCCTGAAGCGCATCAGCCTGCGCACCGAAGCGATCGCGATGGCGCGTGAAGGGGCCGACTTCATCGAGGTGTTCCGCTACTTCTGCGATGCGGGACAGAACCCGGAAGAGAGTTTCGCCTCCGCACAGCGGGTGTTCCGCGGCGTACCGCCGAGCGGCGGCCTGGCCTTCACCAAGGACACGGTGTACCTGCGCGGGCTGGTGTCGGTGCATACCTTCTTCCGCCACATGCTGGCCGAAGACCGCCTGCAGGTCTGCCGCTGGTTGTTCGCAGGCAAGATGAGCCTGACCGATGCGATCGCCTTCGCGCCGCTGTTCGAGGCCGGTGTGCTGAAGCCACCGCGCTGGCTGCCGCACTGGGTGAGCCGGGCCAACGGCCTGGCCGGCATGCTGGCGTTCTCGCTGTTCGCCAACCGGATACGGATGGATCAGCTGGCGCCGGAGTGA
- the rsgA gene encoding ribosome small subunit-dependent GTPase A, giving the protein MAAMTQTPDFTALQTIGWPWPGPPQQADWQAMMAAHPQARPARVIEQHRTHYVVADGPEAAIKAESLPEWQRPRFPSHERPAVGDWVLLEGIRIVALLPRRTAIKRGAAGEHYHQQVIAANIDTVFIVCGLDADFNPRRIERYLLLVGGGGAEPVVVLTKADQTEYSEDALAVLEELEMQGIALHAINGLDADSVAVLEPWLGPGRTVVLVGSSGAGKSTLTNTLLGEQRMKTNAVRANDSRGRHTTTHRALMPLPMGACLIDTPGMRELKPTGEETLAEGGFADIEALAAQCRFRDCMHQQEPGCAVRAAIDAGEIEESRLLNYFKLKEEVAAAAAKLAVRQAETAQERGGRKGKGQQFRPAGKPRRR; this is encoded by the coding sequence ATGGCGGCGATGACCCAGACTCCCGATTTCACCGCCCTGCAGACCATCGGCTGGCCCTGGCCGGGCCCGCCGCAGCAGGCCGACTGGCAGGCCATGATGGCCGCGCACCCGCAGGCCCGTCCGGCGCGGGTGATCGAACAGCACCGCACCCATTACGTGGTGGCCGACGGTCCCGAGGCGGCGATCAAGGCCGAGTCGTTGCCGGAGTGGCAGCGCCCGCGCTTCCCCAGCCACGAACGGCCGGCGGTGGGCGACTGGGTGTTGCTGGAGGGCATCCGCATTGTCGCGCTGCTGCCGCGGCGCACCGCGATCAAGCGCGGTGCCGCCGGCGAGCATTACCACCAGCAGGTGATCGCGGCCAACATCGATACCGTCTTCATCGTCTGCGGGCTGGATGCGGACTTCAACCCGCGCCGGATCGAACGCTACCTGCTGCTGGTCGGTGGCGGCGGTGCCGAACCGGTGGTGGTGCTGACCAAGGCCGACCAGACCGAGTACAGCGAGGACGCGCTGGCGGTGCTGGAGGAACTGGAAATGCAGGGCATCGCCCTGCACGCCATCAACGGCCTGGATGCGGACAGCGTGGCGGTGCTGGAACCGTGGCTGGGCCCGGGCCGCACCGTGGTGCTGGTCGGCTCTTCCGGTGCAGGCAAGTCGACGCTGACCAACACGCTGCTGGGCGAGCAGCGGATGAAGACCAATGCGGTGCGTGCCAACGATTCGCGTGGCCGCCATACCACCACCCACCGCGCGCTGATGCCGTTGCCGATGGGCGCCTGCCTGATCGATACCCCCGGCATGCGCGAACTGAAGCCGACCGGTGAGGAAACCCTGGCCGAAGGTGGCTTCGCCGATATCGAAGCGCTGGCCGCGCAGTGCCGCTTCCGCGACTGCATGCACCAGCAGGAACCGGGGTGTGCGGTGCGCGCGGCGATCGACGCGGGTGAGATCGAAGAGAGCCGGCTGCTGAACTACTTCAAGCTGAAGGAAGAAGTCGCCGCCGCTGCTGCCAAGCTGGCGGTACGCCAGGCCGAGACCGCACAGGAGCGTGGCGGCAGGAAGGGCAAGGGCCAGCAGTTCCGCCCGGCCGGCAAGCCGCGCCGGCGTTGA
- a CDS encoding pyridoxal phosphate-dependent aminotransferase, protein MSTSSPKPLAIRERLSEVRYEIRGELARRARELEAQGRKLIKLNIGNPGAFGFRAPEHLQRAIADDMGRTDPYTHQQGLPVAREAIAAYYARRGAPDAHPDRVFVGNGVSELIDLSLRALLNPGDEVLVPSPDYPLWSASTILNDGRPVYYRCAAENGFQPDPSEIETLVSSRTRAIVLINPNNPSGASYPRELLERVVEIARRHNLLLLVDEIYDQILYDDAVFQPVAPLAGDHPCLTFSGLSKVHRACGWRVGWAHLSGDDARLGDFRAALDLLGALRLCANVPGQYAIDAAVNGPDTISALCSAGGRLYETRRAVIEACEASEHLSLVAPAGALYAFPAVVGAAAKGFDDHSFALDLMNTEGVLVVPGSSFNVPYRHHFRVTLLPEASVMRDVFARIDRVLARRAEDATKVVPLKPRRSVA, encoded by the coding sequence ATGTCCACCTCCTCGCCCAAGCCCCTGGCCATCCGCGAGCGCCTTTCCGAAGTGCGCTACGAAATCCGCGGAGAGCTGGCGCGACGAGCCCGGGAGCTGGAGGCGCAGGGCCGCAAGCTGATCAAGCTCAACATCGGCAATCCGGGTGCGTTCGGCTTCCGTGCGCCCGAGCACCTGCAGCGCGCGATCGCCGACGACATGGGCCGCACCGACCCGTACACCCACCAGCAGGGCCTGCCGGTGGCGCGCGAAGCCATCGCCGCGTACTACGCCCGCCGCGGCGCACCCGATGCGCACCCGGACCGTGTGTTCGTCGGCAACGGTGTCAGCGAGCTGATCGACCTGTCGCTGCGTGCGCTGCTCAATCCGGGCGACGAAGTGCTGGTGCCCTCGCCGGACTACCCGCTGTGGTCGGCCTCGACCATCCTCAACGACGGTCGCCCGGTGTACTACCGCTGCGCCGCCGAGAACGGCTTCCAGCCGGACCCGAGCGAGATCGAGACCCTGGTGTCCTCGCGCACCCGTGCCATCGTGCTGATCAATCCGAACAATCCCAGCGGCGCCAGCTACCCGCGCGAACTGCTGGAACGCGTGGTCGAGATCGCGCGCCGCCACAACCTGCTGCTGCTGGTCGATGAGATCTACGACCAGATCCTGTACGACGATGCGGTGTTCCAGCCGGTGGCACCGCTGGCCGGCGACCACCCCTGCCTGACCTTCAGCGGCCTGAGCAAGGTGCACCGCGCCTGCGGCTGGCGCGTCGGCTGGGCGCACCTGAGCGGCGACGATGCGCGCCTTGGCGATTTCCGCGCTGCGCTGGACCTGCTGGGCGCGCTGCGCCTGTGCGCCAACGTGCCGGGGCAGTACGCCATCGACGCCGCGGTGAACGGCCCGGACACCATCTCCGCGCTGTGCAGCGCAGGCGGCCGCCTGTATGAAACCCGCCGCGCGGTGATCGAGGCCTGCGAGGCCAGCGAACACCTGTCGCTGGTCGCGCCGGCCGGTGCGCTGTACGCCTTCCCGGCCGTGGTCGGTGCCGCCGCCAAGGGCTTTGACGACCACAGCTTCGCGCTGGACCTGATGAACACCGAGGGCGTGCTGGTGGTACCGGGTTCCAGCTTCAACGTGCCCTACCGCCATCATTTCCGCGTGACCCTGCTGCCGGAAGCCTCGGTGATGCGTGATGTGTTCGCCCGCATCGACCGCGTGCTGGCGCGCCGTGCCGAAGACGCGACCAAGGTCGTGCCGCTGAAGCCGCGCCGTTCGGTGGCCTGA
- a CDS encoding SGNH/GDSL hydrolase family protein, which produces MALSYLALGDSYTIGEAVAVEGRWPHQLAAALRAQGIDLADPQTIATTGWTTDELDAGIDAASPQGPFGLVSLLIGVNNQYRERPLDEYRAQFQALLQRATGFAAGRAGRVLVLSFPDWGVTPYGAGSGRDLARVARETDAFNAAAEEISTRHGAAFVDITGLSRDCGADPAMIAADGLHPSAQQYARWSAQALPVAARLLAAAD; this is translated from the coding sequence GTGGCGCTGTCCTACCTGGCGCTGGGCGACTCGTACACCATCGGCGAGGCGGTCGCGGTGGAAGGGCGCTGGCCGCACCAGCTGGCCGCCGCCCTGCGCGCGCAGGGCATCGACCTGGCCGATCCGCAGACGATCGCCACCACCGGCTGGACCACCGACGAACTCGATGCCGGCATCGACGCGGCCTCGCCGCAGGGGCCGTTCGGGTTGGTCAGCCTGCTGATCGGCGTCAACAACCAGTACCGTGAGCGCCCGCTGGACGAATACCGCGCGCAGTTCCAGGCGCTGCTGCAGCGCGCGACCGGATTTGCCGCCGGCCGCGCCGGGCGGGTGCTGGTGCTGTCGTTCCCTGATTGGGGGGTGACGCCCTACGGCGCGGGCAGTGGCCGCGACCTGGCCCGCGTCGCGCGCGAGACCGACGCGTTCAATGCCGCCGCCGAGGAGATCAGCACCCGGCACGGCGCCGCGTTCGTCGACATCACCGGCCTCAGCCGCGACTGCGGCGCCGACCCGGCGATGATCGCCGCGGACGGGCTGCATCCGTCCGCGCAGCAGTATGCGCGGTGGAGCGCACAGGCACTGCCGGTGGCCGCGCGCCTGCTGGCCGCTGCGGACTGA
- a CDS encoding methyltransferase domain-containing protein: MDGTPRTGTPLPCSPLEAGHARQIAEAFRPQHAWGSRRDYYYTRAKLGSDPLYDGVLQHLPDDGQPLLDLGCGLGLFAHVLRQRGRTPAYLGLDVDAGKIARARRAAAALADARFHCLDVQAPLPAHAGHVLLLDVLQYLEEAPQLDLLRAVSERVAPGAQLLLRTPLATGDRRDRTTRIADRLAWLVGWMGTRPRHYPDPQALQATLAEAGLQVGALRPLHGRTPFNSWLLVARRER, encoded by the coding sequence ATGGATGGCACGCCACGGACCGGCACGCCCCTGCCCTGTTCGCCGCTGGAGGCCGGGCATGCCAGGCAGATCGCCGAGGCGTTCCGCCCGCAGCACGCCTGGGGCAGCCGCCGCGACTACTACTACACGCGCGCCAAGCTGGGCAGCGACCCGCTGTATGACGGCGTGCTGCAGCACCTTCCCGACGACGGCCAGCCACTGCTCGATCTCGGCTGCGGGCTGGGGCTGTTCGCCCACGTGCTGCGCCAGCGCGGGCGGACCCCGGCCTACCTGGGCCTGGACGTGGATGCGGGCAAGATCGCGCGCGCGCGACGCGCCGCCGCCGCGCTGGCCGACGCACGGTTCCACTGCCTGGATGTGCAGGCACCGCTGCCCGCACATGCCGGGCATGTGCTGCTGCTGGACGTCCTGCAGTACCTGGAGGAAGCGCCGCAGCTGGACCTGCTGCGCGCGGTAAGCGAACGCGTCGCGCCCGGTGCACAGCTGCTGCTGCGTACGCCGCTGGCGACCGGGGATCGCCGTGACCGCACCACGCGGATCGCCGACCGCCTGGCCTGGCTGGTCGGGTGGATGGGCACGCGCCCACGCCACTACCCGGACCCGCAGGCGCTGCAGGCAACACTGGCCGAGGCCGGGCTGCAGGTCGGCGCGCTGCGGCCGCTGCATGGGCGTACACCGTTCAACAGCTGGCTGCTGGTCGCGCGCCGAGAGCGGTAG
- a CDS encoding polysaccharide deacetylase family protein, translating to MTNAGTLHRIPTRPWRWLPWLVLSQLLVILVWVLAGWPWGLALMVASHALFLVPVFLPNSRFYAPVLDRLPGAGNSVWLTIDDGPSGDTPALLDLLDRHRARATFFLVGERALAHPALVEEILRRGHDLGNHSHSHPQARFWRLGPATMAAEIEGCQQALQAVGGQPVRWYRSVVGMTNPFVAPVLKKLGLVRVGWSARGYDGVGCTPQAVLARLLPDLRAGAIVLLHEGAAHGHNLAIIEHVLQALEERGLKAQLPAG from the coding sequence ATGACCAACGCAGGAACATTGCATCGCATCCCGACCCGGCCCTGGCGCTGGCTGCCCTGGCTGGTGCTGTCGCAGCTGCTGGTGATCCTGGTCTGGGTGCTGGCGGGCTGGCCCTGGGGCCTGGCCCTGATGGTCGCCAGCCACGCACTGTTCCTGGTGCCGGTGTTCCTGCCCAACAGCCGCTTCTATGCCCCGGTGCTGGATCGGCTGCCCGGGGCCGGCAACAGCGTCTGGCTGACCATCGACGATGGCCCCAGCGGGGACACCCCCGCGCTGCTGGACCTGCTCGACCGCCACCGCGCGCGGGCGACCTTCTTCCTGGTGGGCGAGCGCGCATTGGCGCATCCGGCCCTGGTGGAGGAGATCCTGCGTCGCGGGCATGACCTGGGCAACCACAGCCACAGCCACCCGCAGGCCCGTTTCTGGCGGCTCGGCCCGGCCACCATGGCCGCCGAGATCGAAGGCTGCCAGCAGGCCCTGCAAGCGGTGGGCGGGCAGCCGGTGCGCTGGTACCGCTCGGTGGTCGGCATGACCAACCCGTTCGTGGCACCGGTGCTGAAGAAACTGGGGCTGGTACGCGTGGGCTGGAGCGCCCGGGGCTATGACGGGGTCGGCTGCACGCCGCAGGCCGTACTCGCGCGCCTGCTGCCCGACCTGCGCGCGGGCGCGATCGTGCTGTTGCATGAAGGGGCTGCCCACGGCCACAACCTGGCCATCATCGAGCACGTGCTGCAGGCGCTGGAGGAACGCGGGCTGAAGGCGCAGCTGCCGGCCGGATAG
- the grxD gene encoding Grx4 family monothiol glutaredoxin, whose amino-acid sequence MSLDPALRSRIESILNDNRVVLFMKGQPSMPQCGFSAKAVGALQDLGVEFAHVNVLADAEIREGIKAYGDWPTIPQLYIDGELVGGSDIVLQMAASGELSSVLGLAAPDRTPPRITVTPAAVEMLKGALADSPGASLQLSIDARFQPNFQLAPHDDGAIAAESNGLRVQFDLASARRADGITIDWVDDIRGKGLAIDNPNAPKPVQDISVRDADDRVRAGNVILVDVRPAEERAIAAVGVPFRSFDGSGRAELEALPKDTALAFLCHHGGRSAQAAEQFRALGFTQVFNVSGGIDAWSDEVDNGVPKY is encoded by the coding sequence ATGTCCCTCGATCCTGCCCTGCGTTCGCGCATCGAATCCATCCTCAACGACAACCGCGTCGTGCTGTTCATGAAGGGCCAGCCGTCGATGCCGCAATGCGGTTTCTCGGCCAAGGCCGTGGGCGCCCTGCAGGACCTGGGCGTGGAGTTCGCCCATGTCAACGTGCTGGCCGACGCGGAGATCCGCGAGGGCATCAAGGCCTATGGCGACTGGCCGACCATCCCGCAGCTGTACATCGATGGTGAACTGGTCGGCGGCAGCGACATCGTGCTGCAGATGGCCGCCAGCGGCGAACTGAGCAGCGTGCTGGGCCTGGCCGCGCCGGACCGCACTCCGCCGCGCATCACGGTCACCCCGGCCGCGGTGGAAATGCTGAAGGGCGCGCTGGCCGATTCGCCCGGTGCCTCGCTGCAGCTGAGCATCGACGCGCGCTTCCAGCCGAACTTCCAGCTGGCCCCGCACGACGACGGCGCGATCGCCGCCGAATCCAACGGCCTGCGCGTGCAGTTCGACCTGGCCAGCGCGCGCCGCGCCGATGGCATCACCATCGATTGGGTCGATGACATCCGCGGCAAAGGCCTGGCCATCGACAACCCGAACGCGCCCAAGCCGGTGCAGGACATCAGCGTGCGCGATGCCGACGACCGCGTGCGCGCGGGCAACGTCATCCTGGTGGACGTGCGTCCGGCCGAGGAGCGCGCCATCGCCGCCGTCGGCGTGCCGTTCCGCAGCTTTGACGGCAGCGGCCGTGCCGAGCTGGAAGCACTGCCGAAGGACACCGCGCTGGCCTTCCTGTGCCACCACGGTGGCCGCAGCGCGCAGGCTGCCGAGCAGTTCCGCGCACTGGGCTTCACCCAGGTGTTCAACGTCAGCGGCGGCATCGATGCCTGGTCGGACGAGGTGGACAACGGCGTGCCGAAGTACTGA
- a CDS encoding DUF924 family protein: MDVAAQVVEFWKEAGPAKWFARDDAFDARFRALFADEHHAAAARAREHWLSSADGALALMVLLDQYPRNCFRGTAHSYATDGLARHYATRAIEEGLDLQLVPKLRAFIYLPFEHSEDPLDQDRSVAMFDVLGDKEYLQYAELHRDIIRRFGRFPHRNAVLGRIPTPEELDYLAEGGFAG; this comes from the coding sequence ATGGACGTTGCCGCGCAAGTGGTGGAATTCTGGAAGGAGGCGGGCCCTGCGAAGTGGTTCGCGCGTGACGATGCGTTCGATGCGCGGTTCCGTGCGCTGTTCGCGGACGAGCACCATGCGGCGGCGGCGCGCGCGCGCGAACACTGGCTGAGCAGTGCCGATGGCGCGTTGGCGCTGATGGTGCTGCTGGACCAGTACCCGCGCAACTGCTTCCGGGGTACCGCCCATTCCTATGCCACCGATGGCCTGGCCCGGCATTACGCCACGCGCGCCATCGAGGAGGGCCTGGACCTGCAGCTGGTGCCCAAGCTGCGGGCCTTCATCTACCTGCCGTTCGAGCACTCCGAAGACCCACTGGACCAGGACCGGTCGGTGGCGATGTTCGATGTGCTGGGTGACAAGGAATACCTGCAGTACGCCGAGCTGCACCGCGACATCATCCGCCGCTTTGGCCGGTTCCCGCACCGCAATGCGGTGCTGGGCCGGATTCCCACGCCGGAGGAACTGGATTACCTGGCCGAAGGCGGGTTTGCCGGGTAA
- a CDS encoding AMP nucleosidase, with protein sequence MKSKQEIVDNWLPRYTGVPLDQFGQHILLTNFGGYLHTFSELTGAPIVGLDRPMASATVDGITMINFGMGSPNAAIIMDLLSAVMPKAVLFLGKCGGLKRKNALGDLVLPIAAIRGEGTSGDYLPPEVPALPAFALQRAVSTMIRDLGHDYWTGTVYTTNRRVWEHDEAFKERLRAMRCMAIDMETATVFAAGFANHIPSGALLLVSDQPMIPDGVKTEASDAKVSSQFVENHIQIGIEALKLIRRNGKSVRHLRFDE encoded by the coding sequence ATGAAGAGCAAGCAGGAAATCGTCGACAACTGGCTGCCACGCTATACCGGCGTGCCCCTGGACCAGTTTGGCCAGCACATCCTGCTGACCAACTTCGGGGGCTACCTGCACACCTTCTCCGAGCTGACCGGGGCGCCCATCGTGGGCCTGGACCGGCCGATGGCCAGCGCCACCGTCGATGGCATCACCATGATCAACTTCGGCATGGGCAGCCCCAATGCCGCGATCATCATGGACCTGCTGTCGGCGGTGATGCCCAAGGCCGTGCTGTTCCTGGGCAAGTGCGGTGGCCTGAAGCGCAAGAACGCGCTGGGCGACCTGGTGCTGCCGATCGCGGCGATCCGCGGCGAGGGCACCTCCGGTGACTACCTGCCGCCGGAGGTGCCGGCGCTGCCGGCCTTCGCCCTGCAGCGGGCGGTCTCGACCATGATCCGCGACCTCGGCCACGACTATTGGACCGGCACCGTCTACACCACCAACCGCCGGGTCTGGGAGCACGACGAGGCGTTCAAGGAGCGCCTGCGGGCGATGCGCTGCATGGCCATCGACATGGAAACGGCCACGGTGTTCGCTGCCGGCTTCGCCAACCACATCCCCAGCGGTGCCCTGCTGCTGGTCTCGGACCAGCCGATGATCCCCGACGGGGTCAAGACCGAGGCCTCCGATGCCAAGGTCAGCTCCCAGTTCGTGGAAAACCATATCCAGATCGGTATCGAGGCGCTTAAGCTTATCCGGCGCAACGGCAAGTCGGTCCGCCACCTGCGCTTCGACGAATGA